One window from the genome of Nicotiana tomentosiformis chromosome 5, ASM39032v3, whole genome shotgun sequence encodes:
- the LOC138892677 gene encoding uncharacterized protein gives MRGQEREHREAKRHRESGEYSGAHALIAACQGRGYVSRLVHSALLATSSVLGVPRSQVAYFSQPLSSAPPARSAFSDRVYWSFLVTIASYDTKVDLFLLNMVDNDLILRIEWLSPYHAIMDCHAKTVTLAMPDLLWLEWRGTLDYIPSRVVSFLKVERMVEKGCEAYLAFVRDVSADTPTVESVSVMMDFPDVFTADLQGMLPDRDIDFGIDLVPSTQLISIPPYRMAHVELKEMKEQLQEFLDKSFIRPSVSPWGAPVFQEDHDQHFRVMLQTLREKTLYAKFSKCEFWLDSMEGRVIAYVSLQLKSYEKNYHVHDRDLAAIVHALKIWSHYLYGVSCEHRWLKLLKDDDITILYHPRKANVVADDLSRKVESMGSLAYIPIGERPFSLDVQALANRFVRLDISEPSRVLACMVYRSSLYECIGSRQYDEPHLLVLKDTVEHDDTREVSIRDKRVLRMQGWICVPNMDGLRDLILEEAHSSRYSILLGATKIYQDSRQHNWWRRMKKDIVEYVARCLNCQLVKYEYLRPGSLLQIHKIPEWK, from the exons ATGCGGGGCCAGGAGAGGGAGCACAGGGAGGCAAAGAGGCATCGAGAATCGGGAGAATATAGTGGTGCCCATGCTCTGATTGCAGCCTGTCagggtagaggttatgtgagtcgcctagttcattcagcacttctagcaaCTAGTAGTGTTCTGGGTGTCCCGAGGTCTCAGGTTGCTTATTTTTCTCAGCCACTTtccagtgcacctcctgcacggagTGCCTTCAGTG ACCGTGTTTATTGGTCGTTCTTAGTCACTATTGCTAGTTACGATACCAAAGTTGATCTATTcttactcaatatggtagacaATGATTTGATCTTGCGAATTGagtggttgtcaccctatcatgctataatGGACTGCCATgccaagaccgtgacattggctatgccagatTTGCtgtggttggagtggaggggtacattggattatattcctagtagggttgtaTCCTTTCTGAAGGTggaacgaatggttgagaaagggtgtgaagcatatctagcctttgtgagggatgttagtgctgatactcctaccgttgagtcagtttcggtaatgatggatttcccagatgtgtttaCAGCAGATCTACAGGGCATGCTACCCGATAGGGacatcgattttggtattgacctggtgccaagcactcagctcatttctattccaccatatcgcatggcacatGTGGAGTTGAAGGAgatgaaggagcagcttcaggagtttcttgataagagtttcatccgaccgagtgtctcgccttggggtgctccagtttt ccaggaggatcatgaccAGCATTTTAGGGTCATGCTCCAGACATTAAGGGAGAAAacgttatatgctaaattctcaaagtgtgaattctggcttgattcgatg gaaGGTAGGGTTATTGCTTATGTTTCGCTCCAGTTGAAgtcctatgagaagaactaccacgTTCATGATCGAGatttggcagctattgttcatgcattgaagatttggagccaCTATCTCTATGGCGTGTCTTGCGAG CATAGGTGGTTGAAGCTGTTAAAAGAtgatgatatcactattctgtatcatccccggaaggccaatgtggtggccgatgactTGAGTAGGAAggtagagagtatgggtagccttgcatacatTCCGATTGGGGAGAGACCATTttcattggatgttcaggccttggccaatcggtttgtgagattggatatttcggagcctagccgagttctagcttgcatggtttatcggtcttctttgtatgagtgcaTCGGGTCACGACAGTATGACGAACCCCATTTGCTTGTTCTGAAGGACACAGTGGAGCATGACGATACCAGGGAGGTTTCTATCAGAGATAAAagggttttgaggatgcagggatggatatgtgtgcccaatatggatgggttacgtgatttgatccttgaggaggcccacagttcacgatACTCCATTCTTCTGGGTGCCACTAAGATTTATCAAGATTCGAGGCAACAcaattggtggagaagaatgaagaaagatatagtagagtatgtggctcggtgtttgaactgccAGCTAGTGAAGTATGAGTATCTGAGGCCAGGCAGTTTGCTTCAAATACAtaagattcccgagtggaaatga